The following DNA comes from Sphingomonas flavescens.
CCAACCCTGTGAAAGTTTCCATCAATGCCTGAACTTGAGATCCTCGAAGCCAAGGTCCCTGCACGCACGCCTCGCCTGATCGAGGTCGAGAGCGCGCCGAACAGCGGACGTTTTGCCCCGGTTGCCGGTTGGCTCAACGGCCCCGTGTTCAGCCGCGCTCGCGACATCTTCGCGGCGAACATGGCGGACCTGCTGGACCGCGCCGAGGATCCCGCCCGGATGATCCGCATGATCATCCTGGAGATGGAAGAGACTTTGGTCGAAGTTCGCGCCACCGCGGCCCGATCGATCGCCGACATCAAGGAGATGCGGCGCGCGGTCAGCCGGCTGGACGACCTGCAGGCCGACTGGACCGGCAAGGCCGAGCTGGCGCTGAGCAAGGACCGTGAGGACCTGGCCAAGGCAGCGTTGGTCGAGCGGCAGAAGGCGGGCGAAATGGCCGACGGCATCCGCAGCGAGCTGAACGACATGGAGCAGGTGCTGCGCGGCTACGAAGCCGACATCGCCAAGCTTCAGGGCAAGCTCCGCGAAGCCCGCGCTCGCCAGAACGCGATCGCCGCGCGGTTCGAAAGCGCGGTGACCCGCGCCAAGGCCCGCGAGCTGATGCACGGCAGCCGCACCGCGGACGCCTTCGCCAAGTTCGAGCTGCTCGAGCGCCGCGCCGACTTCGCCGAAGGGCGTTGCGATGCGCTGGGGATCACCAGCCTCGAAGACGAAATCGACCAGCTGAAAGCCGACGAGAAGATCGGCGCCGAGCTGGAAGCCATGAAAGCGGCGCTGAAAAGCCGCGCGAACTGAAAAAGGAAAAGGGGATTATGACGATGGCCCGCTACCCATATTCGCTCGACCGCAAGGACGCGAAGATCGCCGGCGTTGCGTCGACGATCGGGGCGATGACCGGCGTGGATCCGACGTTCGTCCGCCTGGGCTTCGTCGCCCTGGCCATCTTCGTCAGCTTCAAGCTGACCCTGATCGCCTACGCGGCGGCCGGCATCTACCTGGTCATGCAGAAGCGCAAAGCGGACCGCACTGACCGCCGGATGAGCGACTTCGACCGGATGGATGAGGTCGCCCGCCGCCGCAGCCCGACGGTGCACGCGATGCGCACCGAGCTGGACGAGACCGACCGCCGCCTGATGGCGATCGATCATCACATCAACAGCCAGAACGATGAGCTGGCGCGCGAGATCGAAGCGCTCCGGCAGGAGGAAAAGTGATGGAACTGCTGAGCATGGCCGTGATTGCCGCAAGCGGATTGACTGGCGTTGCCGCCGCCAGCTGGGCGGGGCTCAAGGCCTGGGGCGGCTGGCTAGAGCTGAAGAAGCTGGAGCTGGCGCATACGGTGGGTGACCGCGCCCTCCCGCCAGCGACCGGGCGGATCGAGATGGCGGACCTGCGCGAACGCGTCCGCAAGCTCGAAGCGATCGCCGCCGGCATCGATATCTAAGGCATCAGTCCCCAGCGCGCCGCCGCTT
Coding sequences within:
- a CDS encoding PspC domain-containing protein, translated to MARYPYSLDRKDAKIAGVASTIGAMTGVDPTFVRLGFVALAIFVSFKLTLIAYAAAGIYLVMQKRKADRTDRRMSDFDRMDEVARRRSPTVHAMRTELDETDRRLMAIDHHINSQNDELAREIEALRQEEK
- a CDS encoding PspA/IM30 family protein, whose translation is MADLLDRAEDPARMIRMIILEMEETLVEVRATAARSIADIKEMRRAVSRLDDLQADWTGKAELALSKDREDLAKAALVERQKAGEMADGIRSELNDMEQVLRGYEADIAKLQGKLREARARQNAIAARFESAVTRAKARELMHGSRTADAFAKFELLERRADFAEGRCDALGITSLEDEIDQLKADEKIGAELEAMKAALKSRAN